Genomic segment of Rhodospirillales bacterium:
GCTGCTCGGCGGGTTGTCGCTGCTGTTCGCCGCCGGGGGACTCGTGCTCAACGGCCTCGGCGTCGACACCTTCTTGCTGACGAGCTGGCCCAAGCTTGGCGCGATCATCGATCGTCTCGACGCGATCATGTCGAACTGGGTCCTCGTGTCGCTGCCTATGTTCATCTACATGGGGCTGATGCTCGACAATTCGGGCGTCGCCGAGAAGATGATGACCAACATGGTGCGCGTGTTCGGCCGGTTGCGCGGCGGTCTCGCCATCACGGTCATCCTGATCGGCATCCTGCTCGCCGCCTCGACCGGCATCGTCGGTGCGTCTGTGGTCCTGCTCGCGACGCTTTCGATCCCGATCATGCTGCGCGCCGACTACTCCAAGCCGCTCGCCGCCGGGGTGGTCGCCGCTTCCGGCACGCTCGGCATCCTGATCCCGCCCTCGATCATGCTGGTCCTGATGGCCGACCAGATTTCCATATCGGTCGGCGATCTGTTCATGGGCGCGTTGATCCCGGGCGTGCTGCTCGGCCTGTTGTTCATGCTTTATGTCATTCTGGTCGGCCTGTTCAACCCCAAGGCCGCGCCGCCGCCGCCCAAGGCACCGCCGTTGACGGGGCGCGAGATTTGGGGCGCGGTGCTGGCGACCGTGCCGACGGCCGGACTCATCCTCGCCGTTCTCGGCGCGATCTTCATGGGTATCGCGACGCCGACCGAGGCGTCCGGCATCGGCGCCTTCGGCGCGACGCTGCTCGCGCTGTTCAACCGCAGGCTCAGCCTCAAGGTCATCCGTCAGGTCGGCATCGAGACAACGCTGACCACCTGCTTCATCTTTGGCATTTTCATCGGCGCGACGATTTTCGCGTTCATCCTGCGCTCGCTCGGCGGCGACGAATTGATCGCGCACGCGCTCAAGGGGTTGCCGTTCGGGCCGACCGGCATCGTGATCTTCATCCTGTTCGTCGCCTTCATCGCCGGGTTCTTCCTCGATTGGCTGGAAATCGTGCTGATCATCCTTCCCCTGATCGCGCCGGTGATCAAGGATCTCGGCATCAACATGGTGTGGTTCCTGGTCGTGCTCGCGGTCATGCTGCAAACCTCGTTCCTGACCCCGCCGGTCGGGTTCTCGCTCTTTTATCTCAAGGGCGTGGTGCCGAAGGAAATCACCACACGCCACATCTACGTCGGCGTCATTCCGTTCGTGATCGTGCAGCTTCTGGCCGTGGCCGCGTGCTTCATCTGGCCCGATCTCGTGCTGTGGCTGCCGGCCAAGATGTACGGATCAAGCGGATAGCTTGCGCCCCCGCCGCGTGGCGTTCATCCTCCCTCGATGCCG
This window contains:
- a CDS encoding TRAP transporter large permease subunit, with the protein product MPVYEIIVIVFMATFIGSLFIGYPVAWLLGGLSLLFAAGGLVLNGLGVDTFLLTSWPKLGAIIDRLDAIMSNWVLVSLPMFIYMGLMLDNSGVAEKMMTNMVRVFGRLRGGLAITVILIGILLAASTGIVGASVVLLATLSIPIMLRADYSKPLAAGVVAASGTLGILIPPSIMLVLMADQISISVGDLFMGALIPGVLLGLLFMLYVILVGLFNPKAAPPPPKAPPLTGREIWGAVLATVPTAGLILAVLGAIFMGIATPTEASGIGAFGATLLALFNRRLSLKVIRQVGIETTLTTCFIFGIFIGATIFAFILRSLGGDELIAHALKGLPFGPTGIVIFILFVAFIAGFFLDWLEIVLIILPLIAPVIKDLGINMVWFLVVLAVMLQTSFLTPPVGFSLFYLKGVVPKEITTRHIYVGVIPFVIVQLLAVAACFIWPDLVLWLPAKMYGSSG